A single region of the Thermococcus paralvinellae genome encodes:
- a CDS encoding Mrp/NBP35 family ATP-binding protein, producing MTIKTPPSFNVPGLGVDPLTQRIKEKEKKWKYKIAVLSGKGGVGKSTVAVNLAAALAKLGYFVGVLDADVHGPNIAKMLGVEKAEILAEKVDDHFEMIPPTADFMGQVTPIKVMSMGMMVPEDQPIIWRGALVTKALKQLLGDVKWGELDFMIIDFPPGTGDQILTVVQTIQLDAAIVVTTPQEVALLDTGKAVNMMKQMEVPYIAVVENMSYLICPHCGNKIDLFGEGGGEKLAQKEGVDFLGKVPIDLKAREASDLGIPIVLYEDTLAAKAFMEITQRFVKKLEEMKKEG from the coding sequence ATGACAATAAAAACTCCTCCCTCATTTAATGTGCCTGGGTTGGGTGTTGATCCGTTAACCCAGAGAATTAAGGAGAAGGAAAAGAAATGGAAGTACAAGATAGCTGTTCTCAGTGGTAAGGGTGGTGTTGGAAAAAGTACAGTCGCTGTTAATCTGGCAGCAGCTTTAGCTAAGCTCGGCTACTTTGTTGGAGTCCTGGATGCTGATGTTCATGGTCCAAACATAGCCAAAATGCTTGGCGTTGAGAAGGCTGAAATCCTAGCTGAAAAAGTGGATGATCACTTTGAAATGATACCCCCAACTGCAGATTTCATGGGTCAGGTGACGCCGATTAAGGTCATGAGCATGGGTATGATGGTTCCGGAAGATCAGCCAATCATTTGGAGAGGAGCATTGGTTACAAAAGCACTCAAGCAGCTTTTGGGAGATGTCAAATGGGGCGAGCTTGACTTCATGATAATAGACTTCCCTCCAGGAACTGGAGACCAGATCCTAACGGTAGTCCAGACTATTCAGCTTGATGCTGCTATTGTTGTTACAACTCCCCAAGAGGTTGCTCTGCTAGATACAGGGAAGGCTGTAAACATGATGAAACAGATGGAAGTGCCCTACATTGCTGTTGTTGAGAACATGAGTTACCTCATTTGTCCACACTGCGGAAACAAGATTGATCTCTTTGGTGAAGGTGGAGGAGAAAAGTTAGCTCAGAAAGAAGGAGTTGACTTCCTTGGGAAAGTTCCAATTGACTTAAAAGCTAGGGAAGCAAGTGATTTGGGAATTCCAATTGTCCTTTATGAAGACACTCTAGCAGCTAAGGCATTTATGGAAATCACCCAGAGGTTTGTGAAAAAGCTTGAAGAGATGAAAAAAGAGGGGTAA
- the porB gene encoding pyruvate synthase subunit PorB, whose protein sequence is MAVRKPPITTREYWAPGHAACAGCGCAIIMRLATKAFSEAMEEKYGDPDAFAIAHATGCMEVVSAVFPYTAWKAPWIHVAFENAAAVASGVEAAWKKLGYKGKILAFGGDGGTADIGLQALSGMLERRHNVVYIMYDNEAYMNTGIQRSSSTPYGAWTTTSPPGKYSIGEDKPKKWVALIAAAHQIPYVATASIADPYDLYRKVKKAAKIDGPAFLQIHGPCVPGWRIPPEKTVEVAKLAIETGVWPLFEIENGDIRNIKFQRFPKDGKFKKPIEEYLKLQGRFKHLLKNPEAIQELKEQIKEMWRVLGKEVELP, encoded by the coding sequence ATGGCCGTAAGAAAACCCCCTATCACAACTCGCGAGTACTGGGCACCTGGTCACGCTGCATGTGCTGGATGTGGATGTGCAATAATCATGCGTTTGGCTACCAAAGCATTTAGCGAAGCTATGGAAGAGAAATATGGCGACCCAGATGCCTTCGCAATAGCTCATGCAACTGGATGTATGGAAGTTGTGTCTGCAGTCTTCCCATACACAGCTTGGAAGGCTCCATGGATCCATGTGGCATTTGAAAACGCCGCAGCTGTTGCAAGTGGTGTTGAGGCAGCATGGAAGAAGCTCGGTTACAAAGGAAAGATACTTGCATTCGGTGGAGATGGTGGTACAGCTGATATAGGATTACAAGCACTCTCTGGAATGCTTGAAAGAAGGCACAACGTCGTTTACATTATGTATGACAATGAGGCTTATATGAATACTGGTATTCAGAGATCAAGTTCAACACCATACGGAGCATGGACAACCACTTCACCACCAGGAAAGTACTCAATCGGTGAGGACAAGCCGAAGAAGTGGGTTGCTCTAATTGCAGCCGCTCACCAAATTCCATACGTCGCAACGGCAAGCATTGCAGATCCATATGACCTCTATAGGAAAGTTAAGAAGGCAGCAAAGATCGATGGTCCAGCATTCCTCCAGATACATGGCCCTTGTGTCCCAGGATGGCGTATTCCGCCAGAGAAGACAGTTGAAGTTGCAAAATTGGCAATTGAGACAGGTGTCTGGCCACTGTTTGAAATTGAAAACGGTGACATCAGGAACATCAAGTTCCAGAGATTCCCCAAGGATGGAAAGTTCAAGAAGCCAATTGAAGAATACCTTAAGTTGCAAGGAAGATTCAAGCACTTACTCAAGAACCCAGAGGCAATACAGGAGTTAAAAGAGCAGATCAAGGAGATGTGGAGAGTTCTTGGAAAGGAAGTTGAGCTTCCTTGA
- the porA gene encoding pyruvate synthase subunit PorA yields MPMKKVMKGNEAAAWAAKLAKPKVIAAFPITPSTLVPEKISEFVANGELDAEFIKVESEHSAISACVGASAAGVRTFTATASQGLALMHEILFIAAGMRLPIVMAIGNRALSAPINIWNDWQDTISERDTGWIQFYAENNQEALDLILIAFKVAEDERVLLPAMTGFDAFILTHTVEPVEIPDQELVDEFLGEYKPKHAYLDPKRPITQGTLGFPAHYMEARYKVWEAMENAREVIKEAFEEFEKKFGRKYQMVEEYKTDDAEIIMITMGSLAGTLKEFVDKKREEGVKIGAAKITVYRPFPIEEIRALAKKAKVLAILEKDVSFGSGGAVFADVARSLINEKEKPIILDFIIGLGGRDVTFEQLEEALGIAEKAIKEGVEEDVYWIGLRKEIL; encoded by the coding sequence ATGCCCATGAAAAAGGTTATGAAAGGTAATGAGGCAGCTGCTTGGGCTGCAAAGTTGGCTAAGCCAAAAGTCATTGCAGCATTCCCAATTACACCATCAACTCTTGTTCCAGAGAAGATTAGTGAATTCGTTGCCAACGGTGAATTAGATGCCGAATTCATCAAAGTTGAGAGCGAGCACTCTGCAATTTCAGCGTGTGTTGGTGCTTCAGCCGCTGGAGTAAGAACATTCACAGCAACAGCTTCACAAGGTTTAGCTTTAATGCACGAGATCCTCTTCATTGCAGCTGGTATGAGGTTGCCAATCGTTATGGCTATTGGTAACAGAGCACTTTCAGCTCCAATTAACATCTGGAATGACTGGCAGGACACAATTAGTGAGAGAGACACTGGATGGATTCAATTCTATGCTGAGAACAACCAAGAGGCTTTGGACTTAATCTTAATTGCATTCAAGGTTGCTGAGGATGAGAGGGTTTTACTTCCAGCAATGACTGGATTCGATGCATTCATCCTGACCCACACAGTTGAGCCTGTCGAAATCCCAGACCAAGAACTTGTCGATGAATTCTTAGGCGAATACAAGCCAAAGCACGCCTACCTCGATCCAAAGAGACCCATCACTCAGGGAACACTTGGATTCCCAGCTCACTACATGGAGGCAAGATATAAGGTATGGGAAGCAATGGAAAATGCGAGAGAAGTCATTAAGGAAGCCTTTGAGGAGTTCGAGAAGAAGTTCGGAAGAAAGTACCAGATGGTTGAGGAGTACAAGACTGATGACGCTGAGATTATCATGATAACAATGGGTTCACTCGCTGGAACTCTCAAGGAATTCGTTGATAAGAAGAGAGAAGAAGGAGTTAAGATCGGTGCTGCAAAGATTACAGTCTACAGACCATTCCCAATTGAGGAGATTAGGGCTCTGGCTAAGAAGGCAAAGGTCTTGGCAATCCTTGAGAAGGATGTCAGCTTTGGCTCAGGTGGAGCAGTCTTTGCTGATGTTGCAAGATCACTCATCAACGAGAAGGAGAAGCCAATAATTCTCGACTTCATAATCGGTCTTGGTGGAAGAGACGTCACATTCGAGCAGCTTGAAGAGGCATTAGGCATTGCAGAGAAGGCCATAAAAGAGGGTGTCGAGGAGGATGTTTATTGGATCGGCTTAAGGAAGGAGATTTTGTGA
- the porD gene encoding pyruvate synthase subunit PorD: protein MAESPFKADIERAQKELTEKMTPGAIAYIPGSSVINKTGSWRVFKPEFNKDKCVRCFLCYTYCPEPAIYLDEENYPVFDYDYCKGCGICANECPTKAITMVREVK from the coding sequence ATGGCTGAGAGTCCGTTTAAGGCCGATATTGAAAGAGCCCAGAAGGAGCTGACTGAAAAAATGACACCGGGAGCAATTGCATACATCCCAGGAAGCAGCGTAATAAACAAGACCGGTTCTTGGAGAGTCTTCAAGCCTGAGTTCAACAAGGACAAGTGTGTAAGATGCTTTTTGTGCTACACATACTGTCCAGAGCCGGCAATCTACTTGGATGAGGAAAACTACCCAGTTTTTGACTACGACTATTGTAAGGGCTGTGGTATTTGTGCGAATGAGTGTCCGACTAAGGCAATCACAATGGTTAGAGAGGTTAAGTGA
- a CDS encoding 3-methyl-2-oxobutanoate dehydrogenase subunit beta has product MEIPENVKKRLSIPFEENFFAGHTACQGCGAALGLRYVLKAYGKKTILAIPACCSTIIAGPWPYSAINANLFHTAFETTGAVISGIEAALKAKGYKVKGEDGVMVVGWAGDGGTADIGLQALSGFLERGHDALYIMYDNEAYMNTGIQRSSSTPYGAWTTNTPGGKKHFVEKRHKKKVIDIVIAHKIPYAATASIAFPEDFIRKLKKAQKIPGPSFIQLFAPCPTGWRSPTDKSIELARLAVQTAYFPLFEYENGKYKINMPNPKKEPKPIEEFLKLQGRFKYMTKEDIQILQEWVLKEWEELKKKAEIFG; this is encoded by the coding sequence ATGGAGATTCCAGAGAATGTTAAGAAAAGATTGAGCATACCGTTTGAGGAGAACTTCTTTGCCGGACACACTGCATGCCAAGGTTGTGGGGCTGCTCTTGGATTGAGATATGTCCTTAAGGCCTATGGAAAGAAAACAATCCTTGCAATTCCAGCTTGCTGTTCAACAATCATAGCTGGTCCATGGCCATACTCCGCTATTAACGCTAACCTATTCCATACAGCTTTTGAGACTACAGGTGCAGTTATAAGCGGGATTGAGGCTGCTTTAAAGGCTAAGGGATACAAGGTCAAGGGCGAAGATGGAGTAATGGTCGTAGGTTGGGCTGGAGATGGTGGGACTGCTGACATTGGACTTCAGGCATTGAGCGGATTCCTTGAGAGAGGACATGATGCATTATACATTATGTATGACAACGAGGCTTATATGAATACTGGTATTCAGAGGTCTTCATCAACACCATATGGAGCATGGACAACCAATACACCTGGTGGAAAGAAGCACTTTGTTGAGAAAAGACACAAGAAGAAGGTTATTGACATCGTTATCGCTCACAAAATACCTTATGCAGCAACGGCAAGCATTGCATTCCCAGAAGACTTCATAAGGAAGCTCAAGAAAGCCCAAAAGATACCAGGGCCAAGCTTTATCCAGCTCTTTGCTCCATGTCCAACTGGATGGAGAAGTCCAACTGACAAGTCCATTGAACTTGCAAGGTTGGCTGTTCAGACAGCATACTTCCCGCTTTTCGAATATGAAAACGGCAAGTACAAAATAAACATGCCAAATCCAAAGAAAGAGCCAAAGCCAATTGAAGAGTTCCTCAAGCTCCAGGGAAGATTCAAGTACATGACTAAGGAAGATATCCAGATACTTCAAGAGTGGGTACTCAAAGAATGGGAGGAGCTTAAGAAAAAAGCCGAAATCTTTGGCTGA
- the porA gene encoding pyruvate ferredoxin oxidoreductase — translation MPKKVVSGNYAAAYAAKHARVEVVAAYPITPQTSIIEKIAEFIANGEAEIQYVPVESEHSAMAACIGAAATGARAFTATSAQGLALMHEMLHWASGARLPVVMVDVNRAMAPPWSVWDDQTDSLSQRDTGWMQFYAENNQEVYDGVLMAFKIAETVNLPAMIVESAFILSHTYDIVDMPPQEEIDEFLPPRKPLYTLTDFDNPIAVGALGTPADYYEFRYKIEKAMEEARKVIKEVGKEFGERFGRDYSQMIELYKTDDAEFIFMGMGSLMGTVKEAVDLLRKEGYKVGAAKVRWFRPFPKKELYELAKNVEGIAVLDRNFSFGQEGILFNEAKGVLYNTDAHPIMKNYIVGLGGRDFTVSDIKIIAKNMKEIIEKGKLDREIEWYHLKR, via the coding sequence ATGCCGAAGAAAGTTGTGAGTGGAAACTATGCAGCTGCTTATGCAGCCAAACACGCGAGAGTTGAAGTTGTTGCCGCTTACCCAATTACTCCACAAACATCAATAATTGAGAAGATTGCTGAGTTCATTGCAAATGGTGAAGCTGAAATACAGTACGTACCTGTTGAGAGCGAGCACTCAGCTATGGCTGCTTGTATAGGTGCCGCCGCTACCGGTGCGAGAGCTTTCACTGCCACATCAGCTCAAGGTTTAGCTTTAATGCATGAGATGCTTCACTGGGCAAGTGGAGCTAGATTGCCGGTAGTCATGGTTGATGTCAACAGAGCAATGGCCCCACCATGGAGCGTTTGGGATGATCAGACCGACAGCTTATCTCAAAGAGACACTGGCTGGATGCAGTTCTATGCTGAAAACAACCAAGAGGTTTACGACGGAGTTCTGATGGCGTTTAAGATTGCTGAGACAGTTAATCTTCCAGCGATGATAGTTGAAAGTGCATTCATATTGAGTCACACTTATGACATTGTGGATATGCCTCCACAAGAAGAGATTGACGAGTTTTTACCACCAAGGAAGCCACTTTACACACTTACAGACTTTGACAATCCAATAGCAGTTGGAGCTTTGGGAACTCCAGCTGATTACTATGAATTCAGATACAAGATTGAGAAGGCAATGGAAGAGGCAAGGAAGGTTATCAAGGAAGTAGGTAAAGAGTTTGGTGAAAGATTTGGAAGGGACTATTCTCAGATGATTGAACTCTACAAAACAGACGACGCAGAGTTCATCTTCATGGGAATGGGCTCACTCATGGGAACAGTCAAAGAGGCTGTTGATTTACTCAGAAAAGAGGGATACAAAGTTGGTGCAGCTAAAGTGAGATGGTTCAGACCCTTCCCGAAGAAGGAGCTTTATGAATTGGCTAAGAACGTTGAAGGAATTGCAGTCCTTGACAGAAACTTCTCCTTTGGACAGGAGGGGATACTCTTCAACGAGGCCAAGGGTGTCTTATACAACACTGACGCTCACCCAATAATGAAGAATTACATCGTTGGACTTGGTGGAAGGGACTTTACTGTCAGCGATATCAAGATAATAGCTAAGAACATGAAGGAAATAATCGAGAAAGGCAAGCTTGATAGAGAGATTGAATGGTATCATCTCAAGAGGTGA
- a CDS encoding 3-methyl-2-oxobutanoate dehydrogenase subunit delta, with protein MNTLFGEKKTKAEKLVFKSVDEYPEAPISLGTTLINFTGDWRTFIPVVDESKCIKCYICWKFCPEPSIYIKEDGYVAIDYDYCKGCGICANECPTKAITMVREEK; from the coding sequence TTGAACACTTTATTTGGGGAGAAGAAGACAAAAGCGGAGAAGTTAGTATTTAAATCTGTTGATGAATATCCCGAGGCTCCAATAAGCCTTGGAACCACTTTAATAAACTTCACGGGTGATTGGAGAACCTTTATTCCAGTAGTGGATGAGAGCAAGTGTATCAAGTGTTATATCTGCTGGAAGTTCTGTCCAGAGCCTTCAATTTACATCAAGGAGGATGGCTATGTGGCAATAGACTATGACTATTGTAAGGGCTGTGGTATTTGTGCAAATGAGTGTCCGACTAAGGCAATCACAATGGTAAGGGAAGAGAAGTGA
- a CDS encoding pyruvate/ketoisovalerate ferredoxin oxidoreductase subunit gamma, producing the protein MIEVRFHGRGGQGAVTAANILAEAAFLEGKYVQAFPFFGVERRGAPVTAFTRIDEKPIRIKTQIYEPDIVVVLDPSLLETVDVTAGLKEGGIVIVNTEKSKEEVLEKLKKKPAKLALVDATGIALEILGLPITNTSILGAFAKATGIVKIESVETAIKETFSGELGEKNAKAAREAFEKTVVYEL; encoded by the coding sequence ATGATAGAAGTTCGTTTTCATGGTAGAGGTGGACAAGGTGCAGTTACTGCTGCAAACATTTTGGCTGAGGCAGCTTTCTTAGAGGGCAAGTATGTGCAGGCATTCCCATTCTTCGGTGTTGAGAGAAGGGGAGCACCAGTTACAGCATTCACAAGAATTGATGAAAAGCCAATCAGGATAAAGACCCAGATTTATGAGCCGGATATAGTCGTTGTTTTGGACCCATCACTACTGGAGACCGTTGACGTTACAGCTGGTCTCAAGGAGGGTGGAATTGTTATAGTCAATACAGAAAAGAGCAAAGAGGAGGTTTTAGAAAAGCTCAAGAAGAAGCCAGCAAAACTTGCTTTAGTTGATGCAACTGGAATAGCACTTGAGATTCTTGGATTGCCAATTACGAACACTTCTATTCTCGGGGCTTTCGCAAAGGCAACAGGAATAGTTAAAATTGAAAGCGTTGAAACAGCAATTAAGGAAACGTTCTCTGGGGAACTCGGAGAGAAGAACGCAAAAGCTGCAAGGGAAGCTTTTGAGAAAACTGTTGTTTATGAGCTCTGA
- the hflX gene encoding GTPase HflX codes for MKVIGVIRHSPRKRVNKAEFEDLLRSAGYEVLAIVEQVREEHPKYNIGPGKLQQIKELIKELKPDKIIFANQLTPSQAFNIAKELRIEIMDKWQLVLEIFEKRAHSKEAKLQVELANLRYELPLVREAIRRTKMGEQPGFKGMGEYQIHQYLKHIRYRMGKIRKELERVREDREVKRKRREEVGFILIALAGYTNAGKSTLLNALAREEIPAKDQMFTTLDTTTRRFKVGQKRVLVTDTVGFIDDLPPFIVEAFHSTLEEITKADIILLVLDVSEPWGEIKRKFLASLKILRELRALDKPIIVVLNKQDLTTKVDVEDKKKAIKELADKRGVVIFDVISISAKLNQLEELYNALERAILTLPKYKPFEIVVKERDKVPQVVALINSIGEVLNIEYGEFTKILAYIQVGMIKSLTKLGVEVRYSPVEESKVES; via the coding sequence ATGAAAGTAATTGGTGTTATTAGACATTCACCCAGAAAAAGGGTAAATAAAGCGGAGTTTGAAGATCTTCTGCGTAGTGCAGGCTATGAAGTTCTTGCAATAGTTGAGCAGGTTAGAGAGGAGCATCCAAAGTACAACATCGGTCCGGGAAAGCTTCAACAGATCAAAGAGCTTATTAAGGAGCTTAAACCAGATAAAATAATTTTTGCAAACCAGCTTACACCCTCTCAAGCTTTTAACATTGCGAAGGAGCTTCGAATTGAAATTATGGATAAGTGGCAACTCGTCCTTGAGATTTTTGAAAAGAGAGCTCATTCTAAAGAGGCAAAGCTTCAAGTCGAGCTTGCTAATTTGAGATATGAACTACCCCTCGTTAGAGAAGCAATTAGAAGGACTAAAATGGGTGAGCAGCCAGGTTTTAAGGGTATGGGTGAGTATCAAATCCACCAGTATCTGAAGCACATTCGCTATAGGATGGGTAAAATAAGGAAAGAGCTTGAGAGAGTTAGAGAGGATAGGGAGGTTAAGAGAAAAAGGAGAGAGGAAGTGGGATTTATCCTTATAGCCCTTGCTGGATACACCAATGCTGGAAAATCAACGCTTTTGAATGCCTTAGCGAGAGAGGAAATCCCAGCCAAAGATCAGATGTTCACAACCCTCGACACCACAACGAGGAGATTTAAAGTTGGACAAAAGAGGGTTCTGGTGACTGATACAGTCGGGTTTATAGATGACTTACCCCCTTTCATTGTTGAAGCTTTTCACTCAACCCTTGAGGAGATAACAAAAGCTGATATAATCCTTCTCGTTTTGGACGTTAGTGAACCTTGGGGAGAAATTAAGCGAAAGTTTTTGGCTTCTCTCAAAATTCTGAGAGAGCTTAGGGCTTTAGATAAGCCTATAATTGTTGTCTTGAATAAGCAGGACTTAACGACAAAAGTTGACGTTGAAGATAAAAAGAAGGCAATTAAAGAGCTTGCGGATAAGAGAGGAGTGGTTATTTTTGATGTTATCAGCATATCAGCAAAGCTGAATCAGTTGGAAGAGCTTTACAATGCCCTTGAAAGGGCAATACTAACTCTGCCAAAGTATAAGCCCTTTGAGATTGTTGTTAAGGAGAGGGATAAAGTTCCCCAGGTGGTTGCTCTGATAAACTCAATTGGAGAAGTTCTCAATATTGAATATGGGGAATTTACAAAGATTTTAGCTTACATTCAGGTGGGAATGATTAAGAGCCTAACAAAGTTAGGGGTGGAGGTGAGGTATTCGCCAGTAGAAGAGAGTAAAGTAGAAAGCTAA
- a CDS encoding nascent polypeptide-associated complex protein, translated as MKGMNPKQMKKMMKQLGIKMEELEGVKEVIIRFENKEIIISEPIVTVIEAMGEKSYQIVGKEEVREILNIPEEDIKLVMEQTGVDYETAKKALEEAKGDLAEAILKLQEA; from the coding sequence ATGAAGGGCATGAATCCAAAGCAGATGAAAAAAATGATGAAACAACTTGGAATTAAGATGGAGGAGCTTGAGGGGGTTAAGGAAGTCATAATACGCTTTGAAAACAAGGAGATTATAATCAGCGAGCCGATAGTTACAGTAATTGAGGCAATGGGAGAGAAAAGCTATCAGATAGTTGGCAAAGAGGAGGTTAGGGAAATATTGAACATTCCAGAGGAGGACATTAAGCTCGTCATGGAGCAGACCGGTGTAGATTATGAAACTGCTAAAAAAGCGTTGGAAGAAGCAAAGGGAGATTTGGCAGAGGCTATCCTCAAACTTCAGGAAGCTTAA
- a CDS encoding cation:proton antiporter, translating to MELELILYLALMLMTAETFGWIFARIGQPIVLGQIIGGILLGMLFPPTTEVIDISMLGVLFLLFMAGLESSVDELKEAGKVGFLTAVVGVVVAFLIGFAVVYPFKGFKQALLYGALTTPTSVSLTVRVLMELDALKTVEGNAIITAAIVDDILGIIILSVVISILVQGGANSIGIGIILLKVMAFLVASIYITPPAIDWLLRKVVRLGFADSTITLSMAVLFAFAYLAEHMNLASILGAYLFGLALSETEFRKPIFEHTRIVAHSIFIPLFFVDVGMNIPLKNISHVGIFALIFTVGAIVSKIIGCGLGAFIAGLNLRQSLRIGIGMIPRMGVELAMLAIAMNAGIVGEDAYVVIVLMIFLSTLVTPPLLKMSFSRENSEET from the coding sequence ATGGAACTGGAGCTTATACTTTATTTAGCACTTATGTTGATGACTGCTGAGACCTTTGGGTGGATATTTGCAAGAATAGGACAGCCTATCGTTTTAGGCCAGATAATCGGTGGAATACTTCTCGGGATGCTCTTCCCACCAACTACTGAAGTGATAGACATTTCAATGCTGGGGGTGCTTTTCCTTCTCTTCATGGCTGGTCTTGAGAGTAGTGTTGATGAACTTAAAGAAGCTGGTAAGGTTGGATTTTTAACGGCTGTTGTAGGTGTTGTAGTTGCTTTCTTAATCGGATTTGCTGTTGTATACCCGTTTAAGGGCTTTAAGCAGGCCCTTCTCTACGGTGCATTGACAACTCCAACTAGTGTCAGTTTAACGGTTAGGGTCCTCATGGAGCTTGATGCTTTGAAGACAGTGGAGGGTAATGCAATAATAACTGCCGCAATAGTTGATGACATCCTTGGAATCATAATTCTCAGCGTTGTTATTTCAATCTTAGTTCAAGGAGGGGCAAATTCCATTGGCATAGGGATTATATTGCTCAAAGTTATGGCTTTTCTGGTGGCATCCATCTATATAACTCCGCCGGCAATTGACTGGCTACTCAGGAAGGTCGTTCGTCTTGGCTTTGCTGATTCAACTATAACCCTTTCGATGGCAGTTCTCTTTGCATTTGCTTATCTAGCTGAGCACATGAACCTTGCATCAATCCTTGGGGCATACCTTTTTGGCTTGGCCTTAAGTGAGACTGAATTTAGGAAGCCAATATTCGAGCATACAAGAATTGTGGCGCACTCAATATTTATCCCGCTATTTTTCGTTGATGTTGGAATGAACATTCCGCTCAAAAACATATCTCATGTTGGAATCTTTGCCCTTATCTTTACAGTTGGAGCAATAGTTAGTAAAATAATTGGCTGTGGTCTTGGAGCGTTTATTGCTGGACTTAATTTAAGGCAGTCACTCAGAATAGGCATCGGTATGATACCAAGAATGGGAGTTGAGCTTGCAATGCTTGCCATAGCCATGAATGCTGGCATAGTCGGGGAAGATGCTTATGTTGTTATAGTACTCATGATATTCCTCAGCACTCTTGTCACTCCGCCTCTCCTTAAGATGTCCTTCAGCAGAGAGAACTCGGAAGAAACCTAG
- a CDS encoding CBS domain-containing protein, with amino-acid sequence MPEDKEKPKLNVFKLSKMPIKLAMERNFLRLSPEDKIEKLIKELEHETCAVVTDDKGKLLGFISIDEIINFMLPPSDYILVGLDAIKEAHFDWDRPVKEIMNTRPIILSPNDSLGYALEMMLETGVRQFPIVDKNKIVVGTFSAQNVIRLLRIFAR; translated from the coding sequence TTGCCGGAAGATAAGGAAAAACCTAAGCTAAACGTGTTTAAGCTCTCGAAGATGCCAATAAAACTTGCAATGGAAAGGAACTTTCTAAGACTCTCTCCAGAAGACAAGATTGAGAAGCTTATTAAGGAGCTTGAGCATGAAACCTGTGCTGTTGTTACAGATGATAAAGGAAAGCTCCTTGGGTTTATTTCGATTGATGAAATAATTAATTTTATGCTTCCGCCTTCCGACTATATTCTCGTTGGTCTGGATGCAATTAAAGAGGCACACTTTGATTGGGACAGGCCGGTAAAAGAGATCATGAACACTCGTCCAATAATCCTAAGTCCCAACGACAGTCTTGGCTATGCCCTTGAGATGATGCTTGAAACTGGTGTCAGACAGTTTCCTATTGTGGATAAGAATAAAATCGTGGTTGGAACGTTTTCTGCCCAAAACGTCATAAGGCTCCTCAGGATTTTCGCTCGGTGA